From the Natrarchaeobaculum aegyptiacum genome, one window contains:
- a CDS encoding protein sorting system archaetidylserine decarboxylase yields MKFAPGTWKYALLPLLAAPFAFIYSVAVGVVSALLGLGALAFFRDPERTPPPTGVVSPADGTVSVLRTEGEQVRLGVFMNVWHVHVVRAPFDARVRDVEHVPGAHRPAFSKDSDRNERVHLHLETDAFGGNDDGDGDDGPEDARVTLIAGAFARRIFPYVEPGDELERGDRIGHIAFGSRVDVCFPESVDRGAVTVTPGDSATAGESVVLEQRRRPFDADSGSGF; encoded by the coding sequence ATGAAGTTCGCGCCCGGCACCTGGAAGTACGCGCTCCTCCCACTGCTCGCGGCGCCGTTCGCGTTCATCTACAGCGTCGCCGTCGGCGTCGTCTCGGCCCTGCTCGGGCTGGGCGCGCTCGCGTTCTTTCGCGACCCGGAGCGCACGCCGCCGCCGACCGGCGTCGTCTCGCCCGCCGACGGAACCGTCTCCGTGCTCCGAACGGAGGGCGAACAGGTTCGACTCGGGGTGTTCATGAACGTCTGGCACGTCCACGTCGTCCGGGCTCCCTTCGACGCTCGCGTGCGCGACGTCGAACACGTCCCCGGTGCACACCGGCCCGCGTTCTCGAAGGACTCGGATCGTAACGAACGGGTTCACCTTCACCTCGAGACCGACGCCTTCGGCGGGAACGACGACGGTGACGGCGACGACGGGCCCGAAGACGCCCGTGTCACGCTCATCGCAGGTGCGTTCGCGCGTCGGATCTTCCCGTACGTCGAACCCGGCGACGAACTCGAGCGTGGCGATCGAATCGGTCACATCGCATTCGGCAGCCGGGTCGACGTGTGCTTCCCGGAATCGGTCGACCGCGGTGCCGTCACGGTCACCCCCGGCGACAGTGCGACCGCCGGCGAGTCGGTCGTCCTCGAGCAGCGACGCCGTCCGTTCGACGCCGACTCCGGTTCCGGTTTCTGA